From Streptomyces zhihengii, the proteins below share one genomic window:
- a CDS encoding tyrosinase family protein translates to MYTRINQRNLTRAQKRRFVDALLALKRSGRYDEFVRTHGRYYVSDSEDRARAAHMAPSFFPWHRRFLLDFEQALQAVDPGVSVPYWDWTVDNSPSSSLWADDFMGGTGRSLDRQVMTGPFAHRNGDWRITTRITDGKFLTRDLGRPRNPVSLPTRADVAAALADPVYDAAPWDSTSATGFRNRIEGWNAGGEERWRNHNRVHRWVGGLMMGATSPNDPVFWLHHAFMDLLWARWQEAHPRSGYLPRTRLPRSDSAYGQVFALDEPMPPWDVRPSAMLDHTRHYRYA, encoded by the coding sequence GTGTACACCCGCATCAACCAGCGGAACCTCACCCGCGCGCAGAAGCGGCGGTTCGTCGACGCGCTGCTGGCGCTGAAGAGGTCGGGTCGGTACGACGAGTTCGTCAGGACGCACGGCAGGTACTACGTGTCCGACTCGGAGGACCGTGCCCGCGCCGCGCACATGGCCCCGTCGTTCTTCCCGTGGCACCGCCGCTTCCTGCTGGACTTCGAACAGGCCCTCCAGGCGGTGGATCCGGGCGTGTCCGTGCCCTACTGGGACTGGACGGTGGACAACAGCCCCTCGTCGTCCCTGTGGGCCGACGACTTCATGGGCGGCACCGGCCGCTCGCTGGACCGGCAGGTGATGACCGGTCCGTTCGCCCACCGCAACGGCGACTGGCGCATCACCACCCGGATCACCGACGGCAAGTTCCTCACCCGCGACCTCGGCCGGCCGCGCAACCCGGTGTCGCTGCCCACCAGGGCCGATGTCGCGGCGGCGCTCGCCGACCCGGTGTACGACGCGGCCCCGTGGGACTCGACGTCCGCCACCGGCTTCCGCAACCGGATCGAGGGCTGGAACGCGGGCGGCGAGGAGCGGTGGCGCAACCACAACCGCGTCCACCGCTGGGTCGGCGGCCTGATGATGGGCGCCACCTCGCCGAACGACCCGGTCTTCTGGCTGCACCACGCCTTCATGGACCTGCTGTGGGCGCGGTGGCAGGAGGCCCATCCCCGGTCCGGCTATCTGCCCCGCACCCGGCTGCCGCGCTCGGATTCCGCCTACGGGCAGGTCTTCGCGCTGGACGAGCCGATGCCCCCGTGGGACGTGCGGCCGTCGGCGATGCTGGACCACACCCGCCACTACCGCTACGCCTGA
- a CDS encoding chaplin — protein sequence MSRIAKAAAVVAGTGAILAGGAGMAAADAGAHGAAVGSPGVASGNLVQLPVHVPVNVCGNTVNVIALLNPAFGNTCVNADGGNGAY from the coding sequence ATGTCGCGTATCGCGAAGGCCGCCGCCGTTGTCGCCGGCACGGGTGCCATCCTGGCCGGCGGCGCCGGCATGGCTGCCGCCGACGCCGGAGCGCACGGTGCGGCCGTCGGTTCCCCCGGTGTGGCTTCCGGCAACCTGGTCCAGCTGCCCGTCCACGTGCCGGTCAACGTCTGCGGCAACACGGTGAACGTCATCGCGCTGCTCAACCCGGCGTTCGGCAACACCTGCGTCAACGCCGACGGCGGCAACGGCGCCTACTGA
- a CDS encoding RidA family protein: MTEKTAITPSTHTAPPAKFSHGVRKGNILQVAGQVGFLPAAEGQAPTPAGPTLREQTLQTFANVEAILTEGGASWDDVMMIRVYLTDTGHFAEMNEIYNEYFKDLTVAPAARTTVYVGLPAGLLIEIDALAVLG, from the coding sequence ATGACCGAGAAGACCGCGATCACCCCGAGCACCCACACCGCGCCGCCGGCGAAGTTCTCCCACGGCGTCCGCAAGGGCAACATCCTCCAGGTCGCCGGCCAGGTCGGCTTCCTCCCCGCCGCCGAGGGCCAGGCCCCGACCCCGGCCGGCCCCACCCTGCGCGAGCAGACCCTCCAGACCTTCGCCAACGTCGAGGCGATCCTCACCGAGGGCGGCGCGAGCTGGGACGACGTGATGATGATCCGCGTCTACCTCACGGACACGGGCCACTTCGCCGAGATGAACGAGATCTACAACGAGTACTTCAAGGACCTGACGGTGGCCCCCGCCGCCCGGACCACGGTCTACGTCGGGCTGCCCGCCGGCCTGCTCATCGAGATCGACGCCCTGGCCGTCCTGGGCTGA
- a CDS encoding GntP family permease: MLIAADAPPPPTPHTGGLLTVIDGTAGLLTVAALGIALLLYLIIKVRLQPFVALLAVSIAVGLAAGLSVTELFGTVQKSAAVSVIETGMGGILGHVAIIIGLGTMLGAILEVSGGAEVLSSRLLGLFGEKRAPLAMGLTGLIFGIPVFFDVGIFVLAPIVYAAAKRSGKSIILYAMPLLAGLSMTHAFLPPHPGPVAAAGLFHVSLGWVILMGVVVGVPAVLAAWGYAAWIGKRVFVEVPQDMVEAAEESKAAVLAEQRAAGREPRENPVALSTVLAIIGTPLVLILAATFSSIALDESTFRSVVEFFGNPFVALTIALVLAYWLLGIRRGWSRKSLESVSTQSLKPVGNILLVVGAGGVFGAVLKASGVAQALSDTFNDVGLPVIVLAYLISLVLRVAQGSATVAIVTTAGIVLPLVENGGHSQAFLALVIMAISAGSIFASHVNDGGFWIVSKYFGISERDTLKTWTVLESVLSVAGFAVAAALSLVV, translated from the coding sequence ATGCTGATAGCCGCCGACGCGCCCCCGCCACCCACCCCCCACACCGGCGGGCTCCTCACCGTCATCGACGGCACCGCCGGACTGCTGACCGTCGCCGCCCTCGGTATCGCCCTGCTGCTCTACCTGATCATCAAGGTGCGGCTCCAGCCGTTCGTCGCCCTGCTCGCCGTCTCCATAGCCGTCGGCCTCGCGGCGGGCCTGTCCGTCACCGAACTCTTCGGCACCGTGCAGAAGTCCGCGGCCGTCTCCGTCATCGAGACCGGCATGGGCGGCATCCTCGGCCATGTCGCCATCATCATCGGCCTGGGCACCATGCTCGGCGCGATCCTGGAGGTGTCCGGCGGCGCGGAGGTGCTGTCCTCCCGGCTGCTCGGCCTCTTCGGCGAGAAGCGCGCCCCGCTCGCCATGGGCCTCACCGGCCTGATCTTCGGCATCCCCGTCTTCTTCGACGTCGGCATCTTCGTCCTCGCGCCGATCGTCTACGCCGCGGCCAAGCGGTCCGGCAAGTCGATCATCCTGTACGCCATGCCGCTGCTCGCCGGCCTGTCGATGACCCACGCCTTCCTGCCGCCGCACCCCGGACCGGTGGCCGCCGCCGGCCTCTTCCACGTCTCCCTCGGCTGGGTCATCCTCATGGGCGTCGTCGTCGGCGTCCCGGCCGTCCTCGCGGCCTGGGGCTACGCCGCCTGGATCGGCAAGCGGGTCTTCGTCGAGGTGCCGCAGGACATGGTGGAGGCCGCCGAGGAGTCGAAGGCCGCCGTCCTCGCCGAGCAGCGGGCCGCGGGGCGCGAGCCCCGGGAGAACCCGGTCGCGCTCTCCACGGTGCTGGCCATCATCGGCACCCCGCTGGTGCTGATCCTCGCCGCCACCTTCTCCTCCATCGCCCTCGACGAGTCCACCTTCCGGTCCGTCGTCGAGTTCTTCGGCAACCCGTTCGTCGCCCTGACCATCGCGCTGGTGCTGGCGTACTGGCTGCTGGGCATCCGGCGCGGCTGGTCGCGCAAGTCCCTGGAGTCGGTGTCCACGCAGTCGCTGAAGCCGGTGGGCAACATCCTGCTCGTCGTCGGCGCGGGCGGTGTCTTCGGCGCGGTGCTCAAGGCGAGCGGCGTCGCGCAGGCCCTCTCGGACACCTTCAACGACGTGGGCCTGCCGGTGATCGTCCTGGCCTACCTGATCTCGCTGGTGCTGCGGGTCGCCCAGGGCTCGGCGACGGTCGCGATCGTGACCACGGCCGGCATCGTGCTGCCCCTCGTGGAGAACGGCGGCCACTCGCAGGCCTTCCTCGCCCTGGTCATCATGGCCATCTCGGCGGGCTCCATCTTCGCCTCGCACGTCAACGACGGCGGGTTCTGGATCGTCTCCAAGTACTTCGGCATCTCCGAGCGGGACACCCTCAAGACCTGGACCGTCCTGGAGTCGGTGCTCTCCGTCGCGGGCTTCGCGGTGGCGGCGGCGCTGAGCCTGGTGGTGTAG
- a CDS encoding N-acyl-D-amino-acid deacylase family protein yields MDLVIRDARVIDGTGGASYRADVGVDAGRVTAIRREGGGPALTGGRVLDAHGLALAPGFIDMHAHSDLALLRDPDHSAKAAQGVTLEVLGQDGLSYAPVDDATLDAVRRAITGWNGDGGDIDFDWRSVGGYLDRLDRQGIAVNAAYLVPQGTVRMLAMGWEDRPATPAELDRMRQLVAEGMEQGAVGMSSGLTYTPGMYASDAELTELCRVVARYDGYYCPHHRSYGAGALQAYEEMVGLTREAGCALHLAHATMNFGVNKGKAPDLLALLDGALDAGADISLDTYPYTPGCTTLVAMLPSWAGEGGPEAVLARLRDDATAERIRHHLEVTGSDGCHGVPIEWDTIEISGVGEPSLAGHVGRTVEESARLRGEEPWVTARRLLIGDRLGSTILQHVGHEENVRAIMRHRVHTGGSDGILQGAKPHPRAYGTFPHYLGRYARELGVLGLEEAVAHLTSRPAARLRLADRGLVREGYRADLVLFDPDTVAAGSTFEQPRTLPVGIPHVLIDGRFVIEDGVRTDVLAGRSVRRASR; encoded by the coding sequence ATGGACCTCGTCATCCGCGACGCCCGCGTCATCGACGGCACCGGCGGTGCCTCCTACCGCGCCGACGTCGGCGTCGACGCCGGGCGCGTCACCGCGATACGCCGCGAGGGCGGCGGCCCCGCCCTCACCGGCGGGCGCGTCCTCGACGCGCACGGCCTCGCCCTCGCCCCCGGCTTCATCGACATGCACGCCCACAGCGACCTCGCCCTGCTGCGCGACCCGGACCACTCGGCGAAGGCCGCCCAGGGCGTGACGCTGGAGGTCCTCGGGCAGGACGGGCTGTCGTACGCGCCCGTGGACGACGCCACGCTCGACGCCGTGCGCCGGGCCATCACCGGCTGGAACGGCGACGGCGGCGACATCGACTTCGACTGGCGCTCGGTCGGCGGGTACCTGGACCGCCTCGACCGGCAGGGCATCGCCGTCAACGCCGCGTACCTGGTGCCGCAGGGCACGGTCCGGATGCTGGCCATGGGCTGGGAGGACCGGCCGGCCACGCCCGCCGAGCTCGACCGGATGCGGCAGCTCGTCGCCGAGGGCATGGAGCAGGGCGCGGTCGGAATGTCGTCGGGGCTCACCTACACGCCCGGCATGTACGCGAGCGACGCCGAACTGACGGAGCTGTGCCGTGTCGTGGCCCGCTACGACGGCTACTACTGCCCCCACCACCGCTCCTACGGCGCGGGCGCGCTCCAGGCGTACGAGGAGATGGTCGGGCTCACCCGGGAGGCGGGCTGCGCCCTGCACCTGGCGCACGCCACGATGAACTTCGGCGTGAACAAGGGCAAGGCGCCCGATCTGCTGGCGCTGCTCGACGGCGCGCTCGACGCGGGCGCCGACATCTCCCTCGACACCTATCCGTACACCCCCGGCTGCACCACGCTCGTGGCGATGCTGCCGAGCTGGGCGGGCGAGGGCGGCCCGGAGGCGGTCCTCGCGCGGCTGCGCGACGACGCGACCGCCGAGCGGATCCGCCACCATCTGGAGGTGACCGGCTCGGACGGCTGCCACGGTGTGCCGATCGAGTGGGACACCATCGAGATCTCGGGGGTGGGCGAGCCCTCCCTCGCCGGCCATGTCGGCCGCACGGTCGAGGAGTCGGCGCGGCTGCGCGGCGAGGAGCCGTGGGTCACGGCGCGGCGGCTGCTGATCGGGGACCGGCTCGGGTCGACGATCCTCCAGCACGTCGGCCACGAGGAGAACGTGCGCGCCATCATGCGGCACCGCGTCCACACCGGCGGCAGCGACGGGATCCTCCAGGGCGCCAAGCCGCACCCCCGGGCGTACGGGACGTTCCCCCACTACCTCGGCCGGTACGCGCGGGAGCTGGGCGTCCTCGGCCTGGAGGAGGCCGTGGCGCATCTGACCTCCCGCCCGGCGGCCCGGCTGCGCCTCGCGGACCGGGGCCTGGTCCGCGAGGGATACCGCGCCGACCTGGTGCTCTTCGACCCGGACACGGTCGCCGCCGGGTCGACGTTCGAGCAGCCGCGCACCCTCCCGGTCGGCATCCCGCACGTGCTGATCGACGGCCGGTTCGTCATCGAGGACGGCGTCCGCACCGATGTGCTGGCCGGCCGCTCCGTGCGGCGCGCCTCCCGCTGA
- a CDS encoding alpha-ketoglutarate-dependent dioxygenase AlkB — protein sequence MAAHLQGSLFDQTDEIRLGPLTDVRRTVLGDGAWIDTLPGWLAGADALFGDLAAGVPWHAERRRMYERTVEVPRLLSYCKQGEPLPHPVLERARDALSARYADELGEPFVTAGLCYYRDGRDSVAWHGDRIGRGAREDTMVAILSVGAPRDLLLRPVGGGSSVRRALGHGDLIVMGGSCQRTWEHAVPKTARSAGPRISVQFRPRGVN from the coding sequence ATGGCAGCACACCTTCAGGGCTCCCTGTTCGACCAGACCGACGAGATCCGCCTCGGTCCGCTCACGGACGTCCGGCGCACCGTGCTCGGCGACGGCGCCTGGATCGACACGCTGCCCGGCTGGCTCGCCGGCGCGGACGCGCTGTTCGGGGACCTCGCGGCGGGCGTGCCCTGGCACGCCGAGCGCCGCCGGATGTACGAGCGGACGGTCGAGGTGCCGCGTCTGCTCTCGTACTGCAAGCAGGGCGAGCCGCTGCCCCACCCCGTGCTGGAGCGCGCCCGCGACGCCCTGTCCGCGCGGTACGCGGACGAGCTGGGCGAACCCTTCGTCACGGCCGGGCTCTGCTACTACCGCGACGGCCGCGACAGCGTGGCCTGGCACGGCGACCGGATCGGCCGGGGCGCGCGCGAGGACACCATGGTGGCGATCCTCTCCGTCGGCGCCCCGCGGGACCTGCTGCTGCGGCCGGTGGGCGGCGGATCATCGGTGCGCCGGGCGCTCGGGCACGGCGACCTGATCGTGATGGGCGGGTCGTGCCAGCGCACCTGGGAGCACGCCGTGCCGAAGACGGCGCGCTCCGCGGGGCCGCGGATCAGCGTCCAGTTCCGCCCGCGCGGAGTGAACTGA
- a CDS encoding IclR family transcriptional regulator translates to MSQTVDRALSILPLLAQGPADLGQVADRLGVHKSTALRLLRTLHEHGLVYRQQDQRYRLGARLFALAQEAVENLDVREIAHPHLVALNEQIGHTVHLAVYEESEVLYIDKVESRYPVRMYSRIGKPVAITVAAVAKLLLADLPEAERRAVAEKLDFPMYTSRSIPNAAAFLRELATVREQGWATDLGGHEESINCIGAPIRGADGRVVAAMSVSAPNVVVTADELLTLLPLVRRCADAITREYSGQTAQKEAHA, encoded by the coding sequence ATGAGCCAGACCGTCGACCGCGCGCTCAGCATCCTGCCGCTGCTCGCCCAGGGACCCGCCGACCTCGGACAGGTCGCCGACCGGCTCGGCGTCCACAAGTCCACCGCGCTGCGCCTGCTGCGCACCCTCCACGAGCACGGCCTCGTCTACCGCCAGCAGGACCAGCGCTACCGCCTCGGCGCCCGCCTGTTCGCCCTCGCCCAGGAGGCCGTCGAGAACCTCGACGTACGGGAGATCGCCCACCCCCACCTCGTCGCGCTCAACGAGCAGATCGGGCACACCGTCCATCTCGCGGTGTACGAGGAGAGCGAGGTCCTCTACATCGACAAGGTCGAGAGCCGCTACCCGGTCCGCATGTACTCGCGGATCGGCAAGCCCGTCGCGATCACCGTCGCGGCCGTGGCCAAGCTGCTGCTCGCCGACCTGCCGGAGGCCGAGCGGCGCGCCGTCGCCGAGAAGCTCGACTTCCCCATGTACACGTCCCGTTCGATCCCGAACGCCGCCGCCTTCCTCAGGGAGCTGGCGACCGTACGCGAACAGGGCTGGGCCACCGACCTGGGTGGCCACGAGGAGTCCATCAACTGCATCGGGGCGCCCATCCGGGGCGCCGACGGCCGTGTCGTCGCCGCCATGTCGGTGTCCGCGCCGAACGTGGTCGTGACCGCCGACGAACTCCTCACCCTCCTCCCGCTGGTGCGCCGCTGCGCGGACGCCATCACCCGGGAGTACTCAGGACAGACAGCCCAGAAGGAAGCACACGCATGA
- a CDS encoding tyrosinase family oxidase copper chaperone, whose product MIGTSVSAETGGGRPAGGLARRLLLRALFTAGVIGGTAGALAPVLVRRHESARRGQAPGGQRSLERFAETYRGRHIQGSATVMVPLGAGAGAPAAVPSVEVRVDGRPLHVMRRADGSYLSLVNHYESFPTLREVARAAVDELGDSQLSMTPPHHI is encoded by the coding sequence ATGATCGGGACCAGCGTGAGCGCGGAGACCGGAGGCGGGCGGCCCGCCGGGGGTCTCGCCCGCCGGCTGCTGCTGCGGGCCCTGTTCACGGCGGGCGTGATCGGCGGCACCGCCGGCGCCCTCGCCCCGGTCCTGGTGCGGCGGCACGAGAGCGCCCGGCGCGGGCAGGCGCCCGGCGGGCAGCGCTCCCTGGAGCGGTTCGCCGAGACCTACCGGGGCCGGCACATCCAGGGCAGCGCGACGGTGATGGTCCCGCTCGGCGCGGGGGCCGGGGCGCCGGCGGCCGTGCCGAGCGTCGAGGTCCGCGTCGACGGCCGCCCGCTGCACGTGATGCGCCGCGCCGACGGCAGCTATCTGAGCCTGGTCAACCACTACGAGTCGTTCCCGACGCTGCGCGAGGTGGCCCGGGCCGCCGTCGACGAACTGGGCGACTCGCAGCTTTCGATGACCCCTCCGCACCACATCTGA
- a CDS encoding amino acid deaminase yields MAADHAADAVDRLADEPVDHRFKALPPDAQGLTVGELASARRDLFTGGFTTPVLALSAESLEHNLALLETYAERHGLAFAPHGKTSMSPQLFARQLERGAWGITAAVPHQVRVYRAYGISRIFLANEVVDAAALRWIAGELDADPGFRLVVYVDSVRGVELMDEALRGVSRPLDVVVELGAGDGARTGVRTEAGCAAVADAVAAAESLRLVGVAGYEGEVPRADGDSVRAWLRRLVALAAAFDAEGRFADTGEIVVSAGGSAWFDAVADVFATIPALSAPVLKLLRSGAYVSHDDGHYRHLTPFNRVPAEGSLQPAFRLWAQVVSRPSPEQAFLNAGKRDAAYDLDLPEAQAVRDARTGAVRPADGITVTGLSDQHAWVRTDAGAELEVGDWVGMGLSHPCTSFDKWQLIPVVEQDGTVTDFIRTFF; encoded by the coding sequence ATGGCCGCCGACCACGCCGCCGACGCCGTCGACAGGCTTGCCGACGAACCGGTCGACCACCGCTTCAAGGCGCTCCCGCCCGACGCGCAGGGCCTCACCGTCGGCGAGCTCGCCTCGGCCCGGCGTGACCTGTTCACCGGGGGCTTCACCACACCCGTGCTGGCGCTCTCCGCCGAGTCGCTGGAGCACAACCTGGCCCTGCTGGAGACCTACGCCGAACGCCATGGTCTCGCCTTCGCCCCGCACGGCAAGACCTCCATGTCCCCCCAGCTCTTCGCCCGGCAGCTGGAGCGCGGCGCCTGGGGCATCACCGCGGCCGTGCCCCACCAGGTCCGCGTCTACCGCGCCTACGGGATCAGCCGGATCTTCCTCGCCAACGAGGTCGTCGACGCCGCCGCGCTGCGCTGGATCGCCGGGGAGCTCGACGCCGACCCCGGCTTCCGGCTCGTCGTCTACGTCGACTCGGTCCGCGGCGTGGAGCTGATGGACGAGGCCCTGCGCGGGGTGTCCCGCCCGCTGGACGTCGTGGTCGAACTGGGCGCCGGCGACGGCGCCCGCACCGGTGTGCGCACCGAGGCCGGGTGCGCCGCCGTCGCCGACGCGGTCGCCGCCGCGGAGAGCCTGCGGCTGGTCGGCGTGGCCGGCTACGAGGGCGAGGTCCCGCGGGCCGACGGCGACAGCGTGCGGGCCTGGCTGCGCCGGCTGGTGGCGCTCGCCGCCGCCTTCGACGCCGAGGGCCGGTTCGCGGACACCGGCGAGATCGTGGTCAGTGCGGGCGGCAGCGCCTGGTTCGACGCCGTCGCGGACGTCTTCGCCACGATCCCCGCGCTGTCGGCCCCCGTGCTGAAGCTGCTGCGCTCCGGCGCGTACGTCTCGCACGACGACGGCCACTACCGGCATCTGACCCCGTTCAACCGGGTGCCCGCGGAGGGCTCGCTCCAGCCCGCGTTCCGGCTGTGGGCCCAGGTGGTCTCCCGCCCGTCGCCCGAGCAGGCCTTCCTCAACGCCGGCAAGCGGGACGCCGCGTACGACCTCGACCTGCCCGAGGCGCAGGCCGTCCGCGACGCCCGCACGGGCGCCGTCCGGCCCGCCGACGGCATCACCGTCACCGGTCTGTCCGACCAGCACGCCTGGGTGCGCACCGACGCCGGCGCCGAGCTGGAGGTGGGCGACTGGGTCGGCATGGGGCTGTCCCACCCGTGCACCTCGTTCGACAAGTGGCAGCTCATCCCGGTGGTGGAGCAGGACGGGACGGTCACGGACTTCATCCGGACCTTCTTCTGA
- a CDS encoding sugar kinase, translated as MTASVHGPVDVVCLGESMVTFLPTRPGRLADVPSFVRGIGGAESNLACALAAAGHRVRWVGRVGADGFGDHLVAAIAAYGVDTAAVVRDPDRPTGVYFRTAADRVSEGHEVVYYRAGSAASAMSPGTVPPEAVWSGRLLHVSGITAALSAGCLELMRALTARRDGRPPLSFDVNHRPGLWRGTDGARVLLDLARGADIVFVGEDEAEEAWDVRGGPDAVRRALPEPATLVVKRGAEGAVAYTRGAAGDTVTHAPAPVVDVVAATGAGDAFAAGFLSATLRELPVGERLRYGHLWAAAALTVPGDLAEPPPAAHAARLVGLDDDAWGRLHLGPGWTGQDQEVPTP; from the coding sequence ATGACCGCGAGCGTGCACGGACCCGTGGACGTCGTCTGCCTCGGCGAGTCCATGGTCACGTTCCTGCCCACCCGGCCGGGACGCCTGGCCGACGTGCCGTCGTTCGTCCGCGGCATCGGCGGGGCCGAGTCCAACCTCGCCTGCGCGCTCGCCGCCGCCGGACACCGGGTCCGCTGGGTCGGCCGGGTCGGCGCCGACGGCTTCGGCGACCACCTGGTGGCCGCGATCGCCGCGTACGGGGTCGACACCGCGGCGGTCGTCCGCGACCCGGACCGCCCCACGGGCGTCTACTTCCGCACCGCGGCCGACCGGGTGAGCGAGGGCCACGAGGTCGTCTACTACCGGGCCGGTTCCGCCGCGTCCGCCATGTCGCCCGGGACCGTGCCGCCGGAGGCGGTGTGGTCGGGCCGGCTGCTGCACGTCTCCGGCATCACCGCCGCGCTCTCCGCCGGCTGCCTGGAGCTGATGCGCGCGCTCACGGCCCGCCGCGACGGCCGCCCGCCGCTCTCCTTCGACGTCAACCACCGCCCCGGCCTGTGGCGCGGCACCGACGGCGCCCGCGTGCTGCTGGACCTCGCGCGCGGCGCGGACATCGTCTTCGTCGGCGAGGACGAGGCCGAGGAGGCGTGGGACGTGCGGGGCGGCCCGGACGCCGTCCGGCGCGCGCTGCCCGAGCCGGCGACGCTCGTGGTGAAGCGGGGCGCCGAGGGCGCGGTCGCCTACACCCGCGGCGCCGCCGGCGACACCGTCACCCATGCCCCCGCCCCCGTCGTCGACGTCGTCGCCGCCACCGGGGCCGGGGACGCCTTCGCCGCCGGCTTCCTCTCCGCGACCCTGCGGGAGCTGCCCGTGGGCGAGCGGCTGCGGTACGGCCACCTCTGGGCCGCCGCGGCGCTCACCGTCCCCGGCGACCTGGCCGAGCCGCCCCCGGCAGCGCACGCCGCCCGGCTGGTCGGCCTCGACGACGACGCCTGGGGGAGACTGCACCTCGGCCCCGGCTGGACGGGCCAGGACCAGGAGGTGCCCACACCATGA
- a CDS encoding DinB family protein has translation MTAERVGPPPRAGERETLRACLDFHRATLAAKCEGLGDEDLRRRSMPPSALTLLGLVRHMAEVERAWFRRTIGGEDVPLVWSPEGDFQTAYDASGATRGEAFAAWQAEIGHSRRIEASVESLDTTVRAPRWGEDVSVRMILLHVVTEYARHNGHADFLREGVDGTVGV, from the coding sequence ATGACCGCCGAACGGGTCGGGCCCCCGCCCCGCGCCGGGGAACGCGAGACCCTGCGCGCCTGTCTCGACTTCCACCGCGCCACCCTGGCCGCCAAGTGCGAGGGGCTCGGCGACGAGGACCTGCGCCGCCGCTCGATGCCGCCCTCGGCCCTGACCCTGCTGGGCCTGGTGCGCCACATGGCCGAGGTCGAGCGTGCCTGGTTCCGCCGGACGATCGGCGGCGAGGACGTGCCCCTCGTCTGGTCGCCGGAGGGGGACTTCCAGACGGCCTACGACGCGAGCGGCGCGACCCGCGGGGAGGCCTTCGCCGCCTGGCAGGCGGAGATCGGCCACTCACGCCGCATCGAGGCGTCCGTCGAGTCGCTGGACACGACCGTGCGCGCGCCCCGCTGGGGGGAGGACGTGTCGGTGCGGATGATCCTGCTGCACGTCGTCACCGAGTACGCCCGCCACAACGGGCACGCCGACTTCCTGCGCGAGGGCGTCGACGGGACCGTTGGGGTCTGA